TCTTGATCTCGAGAAGGTGGTCGCGGCGCTGAAGGCGCGCCGCGAGGGCCTGCACGTCATCGTCACCGGCCGGAATGCCAAACCGCTGCTTGTGGAGGCGGCCGATCTCGTCACCGAAATGGGTCTTACCAAGCACCACTTCTCGGCCGGCGTGAAGGCGCAGCAGGGAATTGAGTTTTAGCCGCCGATCAAAATGGTCAGGTAGATCACGATCGCCGACAGAATCGCGAACAAGCCGATCAGCAGCCCGTCGGCGACGCGGTAGAGCTTCAGCGCCTGTCTTATGTCGGTGCTTTCCGCCTCGCGCCGGCCGCCTTCGCCCATGAAGGCGTCCTCGACGATCTCGCCGCCATAGCTGCGCGGCCCTGCCAGGGACAGCCCCAGCGCGCCGGCCATGGCGGCTTCCGGCCAGCCAGCGTTGGGCGAGCGATGCTTTTTCGCGTCGCGGCGCATGACCAGCCAAGCCTCGCGGGGATCGGCGCCTTTGACCAGGAAGGCCGCGAGCACGATCAACAGGCCGGTGAGCCGCGATGCCGGCAGGTTGATCCTGTCGTCGAAGAGCGCCGCGGCGCGGCCGAATGCCTCATATTTCGGCGTGCGGTGGCCGATCATCGAATCGGCGGTGTTGGCGGCCTTGTAGGCAGCGCCCCCGGCCAGCCCGCCGATACCGGTCCAGAAGGCAGGCGCGACGATGCCGTCGGAAAAATTCTCGGCCAGGCTTTCGATCGCGGCGCGGGCGACGCCCGCCTTGTCGAGCTTTTCGGGATCACGGCCGACGATGCGCGAAACGGCGATACGGCCAAGCGTCAGGCCGCCGGTCTCCAGCGCATCGGCGACATCCTCGACATGCTCCGCCAGGCTTTTCTGTGACAGCAGCGATGAGCCGATGATGGCTGCAATGACAACGCCGGACGGGAAGATCAGCCAAAGCAGGACATGCAGCGCCAGGCCGATGGCCGCCGGCACCAGCAGGATGACGAGCAGCGCCTGGACGCCGCGGCGACGACGCAATTCGTCGGAATCGGTCGCGCGGTTGAGCCTGCGATCGAGAAAGGATATCAGCCTGCCGATCCAGGTTACCGGATGGCCGATGGCGTTAAACAGCCAGTCGGGATAGCCAAGGGCACGTTCAACGGCGAGTGACAGGAAAGCGATCAGGATCGACATGAAGCTTCTTGACGGAGCGGTTGCTGCAGTGGATCACGGCGGATCCCTCGGCCGGGCGAGCGCGCTCTTCCCCCACGCGCCACGGCCTTTCGTCGACCTCTCGACAGGTATCAATCCGCACTCCTATCCGCTTTTTGAATTGCCCGCCACCGCCCTGTCACGATTGCCGGAATCCGAACGGCTGCGTGAATTGGCCGAAATTGCGGCCAAGGCCTATGGCGCGCCGTCGGCTGCGCATGTCGCGGCTGGGCCTGGCACGCAAATCCTCCTGCCGCGCGTCGCTTCACTGGTGAGGCCCGGCAAGGCGCGGGTGCTCGGTCCGACCTATGCCGAACACGCCAGGGCTGCCGCGATCGCGGGCCATGCGGTCGCGGAGGTGAACGAATTCACAGCGTTGGCGGACGCCGACCTTGCGGTGCTGGTCAATCCGAACAATCCGGATGGACGGGTGATCGAACGGGACCGATTGCTCGATCTCGCCGTGCGGCTTCGCGCGAGGGGCGGCCTGCTGGTCGTCGACGAAGCGTTCATGGATGTCGGCCCAATAGAGCACAGCCTGGCCGGCGATGTCGGGGAGGGCGGCATCGTGGTGCTGCGCTCCTTCGGCAAGTTCTTCGGCCTTGCGGGCGTCAGGCTCGGCTTCGCGCTTGCCGATACGCTGACGGTCGAGCGGCTCGACGTACAACTCGGGCCTTGGGCCGTTGCCGGCCCGGCGCTCGAATACGGTATCCGCGCGTTGGCGGACACCAAGTGGCAGGGCGACATGCGACGACGCCTTGCAGGCGATGCCGAGCGTCTCGACGCGTTGCTCGGCCGATTCGAGGTTCCGGTCGCCGGCGGCACCAGTCTGTTCCGCTATTTGTCTTTCCCTGACGCTCCAAACCTGTTTGCGGCACTTGGGCGGCGTGGTGTGCTGGTTCGCCATTTCGCCGCGCGGCCCCATGTTTTGCGCATCGGTCTGCCGGGCAGCGAGGAGGAATGGCAGCGCCTCGAAAGCGCGCTTGCCGACTGGGCCGCGCGGCGCGACGATGCGGCGAAGGAGACCGCGCCATGATTCACGTCTGCTCGCTGTCGAAGCTGGAAGAGACGGTGGCGAGGACTGGCGCCGAGCGGCTGCTGTCGCTGCTCGCGGCGGGCACCGAAGTGACACGTCCGGCCTCCATCCTGGCGGAGAATCATCTGCATCTGGTCATGCACGATATCGCAGTCGCGCAGGAAGGCATGACCATGCCGGGCGAGGAGCATGTGCGCGCGCTGCTCGACTTCGCCTATCGCTGGGATCGGGTAAAGCCCATGGTCGTGCACTGCTATGCCGGCATCAGCCGCTCGACGGCATCGGCCTATATCATCGCGGCAGCGCTGGCGCCCAAGCGCGACGAGGCGGAACTGGCGAAGACGCTACGCTTTCTCTCGCCGTCAGCGACGCCCAATCCCCGGCTGATTGCCGTCGCCGATACCTTGCTCGGACGTGACGGCCGGATGATTGCGGCGATCGAAGCAATCGGGCGCGGCGCCGACGCGTTTGAAGGGACGCCGTTCGAGCTGGATATCCAGGCTTAAAGCGCGTCGCGTTGAAACGGAGTCGGGCGACGCGCTTTAAACTCTTGTTTTTATGCATGTCGTTTCCGCAAAACCGCTGCGCACTTTTGCGCGACATGCATTAAAGCAGCCAGTCCGCAAGCTTCGCCTTACGAACGTCCCTGACAAGGCTGATGAAACCATCCG
The window above is part of the Mesorhizobium sp. WSM4904 genome. Proteins encoded here:
- a CDS encoding tyrosine phosphatase family protein, which codes for MIHVCSLSKLEETVARTGAERLLSLLAAGTEVTRPASILAENHLHLVMHDIAVAQEGMTMPGEEHVRALLDFAYRWDRVKPMVVHCYAGISRSTASAYIIAAALAPKRDEAELAKTLRFLSPSATPNPRLIAVADTLLGRDGRMIAAIEAIGRGADAFEGTPFELDIQA
- the cbiB gene encoding adenosylcobinamide-phosphate synthase CbiB; the protein is MSILIAFLSLAVERALGYPDWLFNAIGHPVTWIGRLISFLDRRLNRATDSDELRRRRGVQALLVILLVPAAIGLALHVLLWLIFPSGVVIAAIIGSSLLSQKSLAEHVEDVADALETGGLTLGRIAVSRIVGRDPEKLDKAGVARAAIESLAENFSDGIVAPAFWTGIGGLAGGAAYKAANTADSMIGHRTPKYEAFGRAAALFDDRINLPASRLTGLLIVLAAFLVKGADPREAWLVMRRDAKKHRSPNAGWPEAAMAGALGLSLAGPRSYGGEIVEDAFMGEGGRREAESTDIRQALKLYRVADGLLIGLFAILSAIVIYLTILIGG
- the cobD gene encoding threonine-phosphate decarboxylase CobD, which translates into the protein MKLLDGAVAAVDHGGSLGRASALFPHAPRPFVDLSTGINPHSYPLFELPATALSRLPESERLRELAEIAAKAYGAPSAAHVAAGPGTQILLPRVASLVRPGKARVLGPTYAEHARAAAIAGHAVAEVNEFTALADADLAVLVNPNNPDGRVIERDRLLDLAVRLRARGGLLVVDEAFMDVGPIEHSLAGDVGEGGIVVLRSFGKFFGLAGVRLGFALADTLTVERLDVQLGPWAVAGPALEYGIRALADTKWQGDMRRRLAGDAERLDALLGRFEVPVAGGTSLFRYLSFPDAPNLFAALGRRGVLVRHFAARPHVLRIGLPGSEEEWQRLESALADWAARRDDAAKETAP